GGCCTTCGCTGCCGCCGTAGTGCAGATGGGACAGTTCGGTGTGGACCATGCCGACGACGAGGGTGTTGACCCGTACGTCGGGGGCCCACTCCACGGCCATCGAACGGGCGAGGTGCTCCAGCCCCGCCTTCGCCGCGCCGTACACGGCGGTCCCCGGCGAGGGACGGCTCCCGCTGACGCTGCCGATCATCACGACGGATCCCCGGGCCCGTTTCAGGTGCTCGTACGCGGCGAGGGAGACGGTGAGCGGCGTGATCAGGTTCAGCTCGATGACCCGGGCATGCCGCTCGACATCACCGCCGCCCAGCGGCCGGTAAGGACTGCCCCCCACGTTGTTGACGAGGACGTCGAGGCGGGGCAGACCCCCGACGAAGTCGAACACGGCAGTCCGGTCGCGCAGGTCGACAGCCCTGAACCCCACGCCGGGCAAAGGGACTGCAGGCGGTCGACGAGCGCAGACCAGCACCTCCGCCCCCGCCTCGACAAGGGCTCGGGCGATGCCCGCGCCGACTCCCCGGGTGCCGCCGGTGACAAGGGCGAGCCGCCCGCGCAGACGACCACTCACGGTGCCGTTCCCAACGCCGTCTCCAACGCCGTCCCCAGTGCCGTTCACCGTCCTGCCCGCTGGACTGTCCATCGGGCTGTTCAAAGCCGTTCGATGATCGTCACGTTCGCCTGTCCCCCGCCCTCGCACATCGTCTGGAGACCGAACCGCCCGCCCGTACGCTCCAGTTCGTGCAGCAGGGTCGTCATCAGCTTGACGCCGGTCGCGCCGAGGGGATGGCCAAGGGCTATCGCGCCGCCGTTGACGTTGACCCTGGCCGGATCGGCGCCCGTCTCCTTCAGCCAGGCCAGGACGACCGGGGCGAAGGCCTCGTTGATCTCGACGAGGTCGATGTCGTCGATGGACATGCCGGTCTTCTTGAGGGCGTGGGCGGTGGCCGGGATCGGCGCCGTCAGCATCCGGATCGGGTCCTCGCCCCGTACGGACAGGTGGTGGATGCGGGCCCGGGGTCGCAGCCCGTGTTCGCGGACCGCCCGCTCGGAGGCGATCAGCATCGCGGCGGCGCCGTCG
This genomic interval from Streptomyces sp. B21-083 contains the following:
- a CDS encoding SDR family oxidoreductase, encoding MSGRLRGRLALVTGGTRGVGAGIARALVEAGAEVLVCARRPPAVPLPGVGFRAVDLRDRTAVFDFVGGLPRLDVLVNNVGGSPYRPLGGGDVERHARVIELNLITPLTVSLAAYEHLKRARGSVVMIGSVSGSRPSPGTAVYGAAKAGLEHLARSMAVEWAPDVRVNTLVVGMVHTELSHLHYGGSEGLDAVARTVPAGRLADPSDIGAATVFLASDEAAYISGASLLMHGGGERPAFLDAATANRGGG